ATCtaatctaatttcattaattttttaaCGAGTTATGGCATTTTTAGTGAGAGCAGGTTTgtgataaaactagggtttccaacaagcattaagaaaactataaCGTTGTATTGCATCATCCAAAAATGCTCaaacttggtgagagtcttctttaCATTGCTTCACAAGGCTCCTACAAAGGAATTTGGGTTATTTGATCATTGGGGAAAGATATGGATATTTTTGTGTGACTTTTCATAGTAAATATTGTCATGAGggtttaataaaataatacattgttGAGTTGTTTGAAATACTGATGACTTGTGTGCCATCAAAATCCATAGTGAGAGTCCATGTTCAGGCCAATATTATATTTCTTCACTGAAGTTTAGATGACATGTGTGAAATAGACCAAAGAAGCAATGTATCCAAGTGGTGTAATTGGAATGCACCTTGAATTCATTTAAATATAACTTGTATGTTGTTTGATGTTACCCCCACCTCTACGTCACATCTTTAACAATTGAATCCAATTTTTATAGAAGAAAATAGTAACTTTTAATGATCCCCATTTCTATAGATTGACATTGGTTTGAAGATTTATATGACACCATCTGAATTTAATTTGAACCTGTTATAGCCAATAACAATCCACCCTTATGAATGACACAATTTCCTAAATTTGATTCTTTATTAATACATCATATTCTACTTTCATGACTTGGTCCCATTATTTTTTCCTCTATATATTGAGTGAAATTGGATCATTCATCTATAACCTTTTTTCTATGAGTACATTTACATTCCCTTTTTTAAAGCTTTTGAGATCCCTCTAATGTACCTTATCATAACTatcatattttattatataatagaAGGGTTGACCATAAGAATCAATTCTGTAAATGGTATTATCTTCGTGTAAAATTTGTGTAATGCAcatctcattatcattatcattatcattgatATATAGtctctatttttattttgaaacatcTCATCTTCCCCACATGAAGTTACTGCAGTGCTTGCAAACACCACCAAGACTCCTCCAACCATCAGACCCATTCTTCTCTGCCATGCCATTCATATGATCTTATTAACTGGAGGTCCAAAAGCTCAAGTGAAATGATGGGGACTACTTATATGGGGAAGTAGATAATACTTTACCTTTGATTTGGGTGGAGCAAAGCGGAGATAGATGGTGCAGAAGCAAAACTGGAGAAGAAGGACAAGAGCGCTGCTACACATTACAAGACTATTCTCCCGTCCATTGCTTGTGAGAGGGGAGCCATACAAGGTGTATACAAGAAAGTTTAAGAGGCCTATTGGATAGGGCATCCCTGACATCTCTCCCGTTGTCTTCTTATTCACTGTCCAAAAGATAACCCTGCTCATCAATAAGTTAATAGAAATTTAGAAATATTTACAATATATGAACTACCCTCGACTCAACCAAAAAAATGTTCTTATTGTTCTACTTACAGTGGTGCTCCATACAAAAGCAAGCAAACGTGCTTCCTGGATCACACACAAGCACACCAATATTCAGTACAAGTATAGCAGCTATGATTCATGACAGTAACCTAAAACATTGAATTTAAAAATAGAATAAGATTAAACTCAGTGTAATGACCTAAAATGCCAGTCCCGAAACGTATGAGTTTATTCATTATTGGTTTTCTCTCAAAAAGAGGAGAAAAAAAATAGAGATAGTAAACTAGGGAGCATCTTTTCATGTATCTAGAAATAGATCATCGTTCATTACATTTAATGATTTATTCATAGAATATTTAATTCTTTAACCAATAAACCATTTTCAAAGTCCCTTTTCACACATAAAAATCTTTATCCAAAAactataaattttcttttatttctaatgATATTTTCCTTATCTAAATGATTCCCTTCCCTTCTTACTTATGTTTTCTTTATTACCCCTTCTTACTTATCTCTTCTTTATTACAATGATAAATAGTAAATATCATTTATTCCTATTTTCTATACCCTTCTCTACACATGAACTTGGGCGGTGGAAGCACCCGTAGGTACGGGTGAAACACACAGCTTTAAATATGCAGGACAACCCTAGAGCTTGTAACCATTTACgagtaattcatttgttttctCTTATCTTTTTGAGAGAAAACCAATAATGAATAAACTCATACGTTGCGGGGCTGGCATTTTAGTTCATTACTCTGTATTCAACATTATTCTTGTTTTAAATTCAATGTTTTAGGTTACTGTCATGAATCATAGCTGCTCTACTTGTACTTAATATTGGTGTGCTTGTGTGTGATCCAGGAAGCACATTTGCTTTGCTTATGTATGGAGCACCACTGTAAGTAGAACAATAAGAACATTTTTTTGTCCAACGGAGGGTAGTTCATATATTGTAAATATAGCTAAATTTTTATTAACTTTTTGATGAGCAGATGTATCTTTTGGAGAGTGAATAAGAAGAAGACAACGGGAGAGATGTCAGGGGTGCCCTATGCAATAGGCCTTTTAAACTGTCTTGTATACACCTTGTATGGCTCCCCTCTCATAAGCAATGGATGGGAGAATAGTCTTGTAATGGGTACCAACGCTCTTGGCTTTCTCCTCCAGTTTTGCTTCTGCACCATCTATCTCCGCTTTGCTCCACCCAAATCAAAGGTAAGTATTATCTACTTCCCCATATGAGTAGTCCCCATCATTTCACTTGAGCTTTTGGACCTCCAGTTAATAAGATATGAATGGCATGGCAGAGAAGAATGGGTCTGATGGTTGGAGGAGTCTTGGTGGTGTTTGCAAGCACTGCAGTAACTTCTATGTGGGGATTGAAAGCAGCCCATAGGAAAGTGTTCGTTGGAACTGCTGGAATGGTCGCCTCCATCCTGCTCTACGGATCTCCACTTTCAGATATTGTGAGTAAATTAAGTAAATTTTTTAACATGATTGATGACGCTGAAACATTTCAACATTATTACTGATATATGTTTGTTATACAGAGAGTGGTGTATAGGACCAAGAGTGTGGAGTGCATGTCCTTCTACTTCTTAATGTTTGCTTTCCTAGgcagtgtgttgtggttgatgtaTGGTGCTCTGAGCAAAGATCTTCTTATCATGGTAATCATATGTTGATAATCTATATAaagctatcagatttccacaagCCATGCTAATATTCAATAATTATTTCTAGATTCGATTGTTTAAGCCAATTTTTATCATCgacattttgaatcacactcctTGATTCATCAGGATGAACAAGAATACCATGAAGATGACCTTTCATCCCCTTGATATTCttgttcatcctgatgatgaatcacgaagTGTGATTTGGAACATTGCTGATAAAAATTGCCATGCACAATCAAACCCagaaatagtttttaaatttaTAATCTATACACATAAAACTTCTGTGACTGAGCTGATTTCACTTGTTTTGTAATTTATGATTCACCCAGATTCCGAATTTCTTTGGAATACCACTTGCTTCTGTTCAGATGATAATATACTGCACTTATTGGGAAAAGAGTCGAGTACGAATTGAAGATCTAAAATTGGAAGCAGTGCCTGTGCTAGTAGACAATACAGCTATAGAGCTTCCAGTAAAGTTGCGTAAGCTACCATCGATAAAACTCGTAGTGACATAAAGTTCAGAGTACAGATTTGACAGGAAATTTGCGCAACTTTATGTAATTCTTAGAATAAGTTCCTCCAATTCCTCTCTGATAAGAAATTTGAGCCTCTCCAGACGATTGTCATTATATTATCTTTGATATTGTTTGATTTCGGAGTATAATGACTACTTCCACCTCAAAACTTTAGTATTATACTGTTTTacatatcatcatcttcttctctttTGCGTTGCCATTCATGGTGAAAATAGTGTTTTCCCAGGCTATTCttatttcaacagtaggaaaactATAGCTTAGAAAAATCATATCAAAGTGGTTCGTAATTAAAATGGTATTCCATTATGTTTGATAAGCAGTGAAAAACCTTATTCTAACATAGATGAGTATGGGGATTGTGTCCTCCTTACTCAAATTATTTTCGTTTCTACAGCTCGCTAAATCTTTCCTGTGTCTCCGCAATAATTGAGCGAGAAAATATCATGAAATAATTGTACCTTCTAATATTACTTTACCCTAACGCGTTTACCCTTTtgtatttttagtaagtcagttaCTTGTagatattttacaatttttttatttttaacaagGTATGATCCCAACTTTTACACAACAGCACAAATATGAGACCCTACCCAAAAAAAATAATAGAGTAATTCTGTACGGTACTTTTCCCAATTATCTGTCATTTGACAGTATTTTTGGGTGCGGTTATG
The nucleotide sequence above comes from Cryptomeria japonica chromosome 11, Sugi_1.0, whole genome shotgun sequence. Encoded proteins:
- the LOC131055101 gene encoding bidirectional sugar transporter SWEET3b isoform X2, yielding MYGAPLCIFWRVNKKKTTGEMSGVPYAIGLLNCLVYTLYGSPLISNGWENSLVMGTNALGFLLQFCFCTIYLRFAPPKSKRRMGLMVGGVLVVFASTAVTSMWGLKAAHRKVFVGTAGMVASILLYGSPLSDIIPNFFGIPLASVQMIIYCTYWEKSRVRIEDLKLEAVPVLVDNTAIELPVKLRKLPSIKLVVT
- the LOC131055101 gene encoding bidirectional sugar transporter SWEET3b isoform X1; its protein translation is MYGAPLCIFWRVNKKKTTGEMSGVPYAIGLLNCLVYTLYGSPLISNGWENSLVMGTNALGFLLQFCFCTIYLRFAPPKSKRRMGLMVGGVLVVFASTAVTSMWGLKAAHRKVFVGTAGMVASILLYGSPLSDIRVVYRTKSVECMSFYFLMFAFLGSVLWLMYGALSKDLLIMIPNFFGIPLASVQMIIYCTYWEKSRVRIEDLKLEAVPVLVDNTAIELPVKLRKLPSIKLVVT